From a single Columba livia isolate bColLiv1 breed racing homer chromosome 19, bColLiv1.pat.W.v2, whole genome shotgun sequence genomic region:
- the SURF6 gene encoding surfeit locus protein 6 yields MASLAAQDSYLQGLARRVCAQHGPEPRKRKFVSTPGQPEDAGRQLKKKKRKKPRKQAEKTNVPSAKQAASNTNKPPPGQKSAPQASKSSPQGATQSRNESSVTGSKSELGSPSFSAMNLLRERLHEKIKKASGQDDAKELPPAVLERRQRRKYERERKKRRRKELKMKAKMEKKEPEEVPVEPESKKEESTSEIVYNRVEVHGENELSKIQKKKEKRKAVKGNITPLTGRNYKQLLSRLETRKNKLEELKDKDQQKAQEMENKMKWTNVLYKAEGVKIRDDEERLKEALKRKEKRKAQRQRQWEKRTEKVVERMQQRQEKRRKNIQKKKKDKMEKKKARARKKGRVLPEDLKKAGLT; encoded by the exons ATGGCCAGCCTGGCCGCGCAGGACTCCTACCTGCAGGGCTTGGCCAGGAGGGTCTGCGCGCAGCACGGCCCGGAGCCGCGGAAGAGAAAATTCG TGTCGACGCCAGGCCAGCCCGAGGATGCTGGCAGACAGctcaagaagaagaagagaaagaagccCAGGAAGCAAGCTGAGAAGACAAATGTTCCTTCAGCCAAACAAGCTGCCTCTAACACCAATAAACCTCCCCCAGGACAGAAATCAGCTCCTCAGGCCAGCAAATCATCTCCACAGGGCGCtacacagagcagaaatgagAGCTCGGTCACAG GGAGCAAAAGTGAACTTGGTTCCCCTTCTTTTTCCGCAATGAATCTCTTACGTGAGAGACTACACGAGAAGATTAAAAAAGCTTCTGGACAA GACGATGCTAAAGAATTACCCCCTGCAGTCCTGGAGAGGAGGCAGCGCAGGAAGTacgagagagagagaaagaagcgcCGAAGAAAGGAGTTGAAGATGAAGgcaaaaatggagaaaaaagaacCTGAGGAGGTACCGGTGGagccagaaagcaaaaaggaggAGAGCACGTCTGAGATTGTCTATAACAGGGTTGAGGTCCATGGAGAGAACGAGTTGAGCAAGatccagaagaagaaagagaagaggaaagcggTGAAAGGCAACATCACTCCTCTGACAGGCAGGAACTAcaagcagctgctgagcaggCTGGAGACCAGGAAGAATAAACTGGAGGAGCTCAAGGATAAGGACCAGCAGAAAGCTCAGGAGATGGAGAACAAGATGAAGTGGACAAATGTTCTCTACAAGGCAGAAGGCGTAAAGATCCGCGATGACGAGGAGCGTCTGAAAGAAGCCCTGAAGCGTAAGGAGAAGCGTAAAGCACAACGCCAGAGGCAGTGGGAGAAGCGGACGGAAAAAGTGGTGGAAAGGATGCAGCAGCGGCAGGAAAAGCGCCGCAAGAACAtccagaagaagaagaaggacaagatggagaagaagaaagcaagggcCAGGAAGAAAGGCCGGGTTCTGCCGGAGGACTTGAAAAAAGCTGGTTTAACGTGA